One Paraburkholderia kururiensis DNA window includes the following coding sequences:
- a CDS encoding LysR family transcriptional regulator produces MKTDIASNLEFFVLLARHGNLAATARELNLTPPAATKRLSQLEARLGVRLVNRTTRHVSLTPEGETYLHHATRILAQLREMEDAVSSSHSVPKGLLRVNATLGFGRTTIAPIVSEFAKRYPHVEVQLDVTDRPVDLVESGIDLAIRFGALPDQRLIARRVMSNRRFLCASPRYLEQHGAPESLADLANHACIVHRQNDDAYSVWRFERDGESHAVKVHGTLSSNDGDIVLGWALDGHGILVRSEWDLAKYVASGRLRIVLPEFVQPSADLFVYYPNKRNQSARARAFIDFLIERFDGMNGAEVPVGKGDGTKRQAGKRRTKREAGPGLRTNNARQNKKPA; encoded by the coding sequence GTGAAGACCGACATTGCGTCCAACCTCGAGTTTTTCGTGCTGCTCGCGCGCCACGGCAACCTGGCCGCCACGGCACGGGAACTCAATCTCACCCCGCCCGCCGCCACCAAGCGTCTGTCGCAACTCGAAGCGCGCCTCGGCGTGCGGCTCGTCAACCGCACCACGCGCCACGTGAGCCTCACGCCCGAAGGTGAAACCTACCTGCATCACGCCACCCGCATCCTCGCCCAGCTGCGCGAGATGGAAGACGCCGTTAGTTCGAGCCATTCGGTCCCCAAAGGACTGTTGCGCGTGAACGCGACGCTCGGTTTCGGGCGCACGACGATCGCGCCGATCGTGTCCGAATTCGCGAAACGGTATCCGCATGTGGAAGTGCAACTCGACGTGACGGACCGGCCCGTCGATCTCGTGGAAAGCGGCATCGACCTGGCCATTCGCTTCGGCGCGCTGCCGGACCAGCGGCTCATTGCGCGCCGCGTGATGTCGAACCGCCGCTTTCTGTGTGCTTCGCCGCGCTACCTGGAGCAACACGGCGCGCCGGAAAGCCTCGCCGACCTCGCGAATCACGCGTGCATCGTGCATCGGCAAAACGACGACGCATACAGCGTATGGCGCTTCGAGCGCGACGGCGAAAGCCACGCGGTGAAAGTGCACGGCACGCTCTCGAGCAACGACGGCGACATCGTGCTCGGCTGGGCATTGGACGGGCACGGCATTCTCGTGCGCTCGGAGTGGGATCTCGCGAAGTACGTGGCGAGCGGCCGCCTGCGAATCGTGTTGCCGGAGTTCGTGCAGCCGTCTGCCGATCTGTTCGTGTACTACCCGAACAAGCGCAATCAGTCCGCACGCGCGCGAGCGTTCATCGACTTTTTGATCGAGCGGTTCGATGGCATGAATGGGGCCGAAGTGCCGGTCGGCAAAGGCGACGGGACGAAGCGGCAGGCGGGCAAGCGAAGGACGAAGCGCGAGGCGGGGCCCGGGCTACGGACGAACAACGCGCGACAAAACAAAAAGCCCGCTTGA
- a CDS encoding mandelate racemase/muconate lactonizing enzyme family protein translates to MRIVEIREKTVPISSSIRNAYIDFSKMTLSLVAVVTDVVRHGKPVIGYGFNSNGRYGQGTLMRERFIPRVLEADPASLVDDTGDNLDPHKIWATMFKNEKPGGHGERSVAMGTIDMAVWDAVAKIEGKPLFQLLADRYGNGQPDRKVFVYAAGGYYYPGQDHGKLKDEMRSYLDRGYTVVKKKIGGASLDEDLRRIDSILSVLGDGQKLAVDANGRFDLDTAIQYAKALSQYDLFWYEEPGDPLDFELQATLRNYYDKPMATGEDLFSMQDARNLIRYGGMRADRDWLQFDCALSYGLVEYLRTLDMLHQHGWSRSRCIPHGGHQMSLNIAAGLGLGGNESYPDLFQPYGGFPDGVKVENGYITMPDLPGIGFEGKADLYAEMRKLAE, encoded by the coding sequence ATGAGAATCGTCGAAATACGCGAAAAAACCGTTCCCATCAGTTCGTCCATCCGCAACGCCTACATCGACTTCAGCAAAATGACGCTGAGCCTCGTCGCCGTGGTGACGGACGTCGTTCGCCACGGCAAGCCGGTGATCGGCTATGGCTTCAATTCGAACGGCCGCTACGGGCAGGGCACGCTGATGCGCGAGCGCTTCATTCCGCGTGTGCTGGAAGCCGATCCGGCTTCGCTCGTCGACGACACCGGCGACAACCTCGATCCCCACAAGATCTGGGCGACGATGTTCAAGAACGAGAAGCCGGGCGGCCACGGCGAACGTTCCGTCGCGATGGGCACCATCGACATGGCCGTGTGGGACGCGGTGGCGAAGATCGAAGGCAAGCCGCTCTTTCAACTGCTCGCGGACCGCTACGGCAACGGCCAGCCGGATCGCAAGGTGTTCGTCTACGCGGCAGGCGGCTACTACTACCCGGGCCAGGACCACGGCAAGCTCAAGGACGAGATGCGCAGCTACCTCGACCGCGGCTACACGGTGGTGAAGAAGAAGATTGGTGGCGCGTCGCTCGACGAAGACCTGCGCCGCATCGACTCGATCTTGAGCGTGCTCGGCGACGGACAGAAGCTCGCGGTGGACGCGAACGGCCGCTTCGATCTGGACACCGCGATTCAATACGCGAAGGCGCTCTCGCAATACGACCTGTTCTGGTACGAGGAGCCGGGCGATCCGCTCGATTTCGAGCTGCAAGCCACGCTGCGCAACTACTACGACAAGCCGATGGCCACCGGCGAAGACCTGTTCTCGATGCAGGACGCGCGCAACCTGATCCGCTACGGCGGCATGCGTGCCGACCGCGACTGGCTGCAGTTCGACTGCGCGTTGAGCTACGGCCTCGTCGAGTATCTGCGCACGCTCGACATGCTGCATCAGCACGGCTGGTCGCGCTCGCGCTGCATTCCGCACGGCGGCCACCAGATGTCGCTCAACATCGCGGCCGGCCTGGGTCTGGGCGGCAACGAGTCGTATCCCGACCTGTTCCAGCCGTACGGCGGTTTCCCCGACGGCGTGAAGGTGGAGAACGGCTACATCACGATGCCCGACTTGCCCGGTATCGGCTTCGAAGGCAAGGCGGATTTGTACGCCGAGATGCGCAAGCTGGCGGAATAG